The sequence below is a genomic window from Armatimonadota bacterium.
CAATGATAGCGATGACCACGAGCAACTCGATAAGAGTAAATGCACGATTTCGCATGAATGATCTCCGTATCGAGCAGACGGAATCTGCACGAACGATGGGGAGATTATAACGAGGCTTTGTTTTCAGGCGACCGTAAGTGTTTGGAGCGAAGTCGTTAGATTTCGATATGGGCTTTTGCTCGAAATACCCGGTGAGAATACATGCAGCGGCAGGCTGAGCAGGTTCGGATAAGGTGGTTCTGAACCCGATCTAAGGGACCAAAAATCTCAATAGAACTTCGTTAGAAAAGCGAGACCCGATGCGGATATGGTGGTCCGCACCGGGTCTCGTTCGGACGGCTAGCCGCCCGGAGTGCCGGTTTTCACCCCGGCAGGTGCAGGCGTCGCCGTGTCATCGGCGATGCCCTTCTTGGCTTTATCGGACATTTGACTAGTATCTTGTCTCTTCTGTCCCACGGTAACACCGGGGTCAGAACCACATCCAATCAACGAAATAGAAATCGCCGCGAGGATGGTGAAGATCAGAGTCTTTTTCATCATGTCTTTAGAGCGAGAGGTCGTTGAGCGTGCCGTCGAGGTCCCAAATGTACTTGGTGATATCCGTGACCTGAGCGCCTTCGTTGCCATTGCTGGAAAGGGCGGTGCCGAAGTCGGTACCGGCTGCCATTGCGCCGTCCTTCATGAACTTGGTGTGACCATCGACGAATCCGACGACTGCGCCATCGTAAGTCTTCACGCGAACGCTGGACGTGATGTGCGGAGTCTGACCGCCGGACCAGTTACCCGATCCTTGGTTGCCGTCCCACCAAATACAAGCGTGCGGTGCAGGAAGGATGATCGGCCAAGCGCCAGGAGCGTTGGCATCGAACCAACCGACTCGGTCGTTAACCGTGAACACCTGCGAGGTGGTGAACATGACGGTTTCGGCCGGAGCAACTGCAGCCGTGCCCGATCGAGCAACCGACGTGTCGCAATCGTAGAACGGCGAGAGGAACATGTAGTTGTAGCCGTACTGCGGGTGTCGGTTCTGGTTGTAGGACCAGGCGTTGGGACCGCTGCTGAACTCAGAGTTGGTGTCGCCGACGCCCGGGTCAACCATGATCTGAAGGTTCTTCTGGTAAGGCTGCATAATCCAGACCCAGCTATTGGTGCGGAGTGCAGGATCGGCGTTTCCGAGCTGGCCGTAGCTGCCGCTCAGCGACAATGGGAGCATATCGTCCACGTCTGCCTGGTACATGATGGCAGCGAGGGTGATTTGCTTATCGTTGCTGATCGAAGAAGCCTTCTTAGCGGCTTTCTTAGCTTGGGCGAAGACAGGGAAGAGAATAGCGGCCAGAATCGCAATGATAGCGATGACCACGAGCAACTCGATAAGAGTAAATGCACGATTTCGCATGAATGATCTCCCGTTCATACGTTATTCATATGAACGATGGGGACATTATAACGAGCTTTGCAAAATCGGCCTAACAGAATCCTGTAAGAAAACGGGAAACGAGGAACAATACCAGCACGGTGGTTTAGCTTCGAACGATTCGATATGGGCCTTTCGGCTCACATGTCATCTGTGTTCGCACATATGCACTTTCTAATTTATCAAGCTCAATTTCATACGGAGCCCTTCACAGAACTCCGTATGAAATGTCCGGTTGGACTAGCCGCCCGGAGTGCCGGTTTTCACCCCGGCCGGTGCGGGCATCGCCGTGTCGTCGGCGATACCCTTCTTGGCTTTGTCAGACATTTGACTAGTATCTTGTCTCTTCTCTCCAACGGTCACTCCAGGGTCGGATCCACATCCGACCAACGACACGGAGATTGCCGTAAGAATGGTGAAGAACAGAAACTTTCTCATGTTATTAGATGCCAAGGTCAGTCGTGGTTCCGTCGAGGTCCCACAGATACTTGGTGATGTCCGTGATCTGTGCGCCATCGCTGCTGTTGCTCTTGATCGCGGTGCCGAAGTCGGTACCAGCGGCGAGAGCGGCGTCCTTCATGAACTTGGTGTGGCCATCGACGAAGCCGGTGACAGCGCCATCGTAAGTCTTCACACGAGTGCTCGATGTGATGTGCGGAAGCTGACCGCCGGACCAGTTACCCGATCCTTGCGTACCGTCCCACCAGATACAAGCGTGAGGAGCCGGAGCCGTGATCGGCCAAGCGCCAGGAGCGTTTGCAGCGTACCAACCGACTCGGTCGTTAACAGTGAACACAGCCGAAGTCGTGAACATGACGGTTTCTGCCGGAGCGATCGCCGCCGTAGCCGAGCGAGCAAGGCCGTAGTCGCAGTCGTACCAAGGACCAAGGAACAGGTAGTTGTAGCCATACTGAGCGTGTCGGTTCTGGTTGTAGGACCATGCGTTGGGGCCGCCACCGCTGAACTCAGAGTTGGTGTCGCCGACGCCCGGGTCGACCATGATCTGAAGGTTCTTCTGATAAGGCTGAAGAATCCAAACCCAGGTGTTGGATCGGAGGCTAGCGTTGGCATTGCTCAGATTGCTATAGCTACCGCTCATTGAAACGGGAAGCATGTCGTCCACGTCTGCCTCGTACATGATGGCAGCGAGGGTGATCTGCTTGTCGTTGCTGATAGACGAAGCCTTCTTAGCGGCTTTCTTAGCTTGAGCAAAGACAGGGAAGAGGATTGCGGCCAGAATCGCGATGATAGCGATGACCACGAGCAACTCGATAAGAGTAAATGCACGATTTCGCATGAATGATCTCCCGTTCATATGAGATTCATATAAACGTTGGGGTCATTATAACGACCTTTTGGCTTTCTTCCTATAGGTTTCAAACAAAAAAGTGACATTCTCATACAAATACGGGACCATGGGGTCCTGTCGGCGGGGCACCGAGTCGATTCTGATGGGAGACCTTAGGTTCAAATGACCTAAATCTTTTCAAATTCTAACGGGAGCATCTGCACCAAATCTCAGGCCAGAGCGGTCTTCCAGGCGAGGTCGTGGAACTTCGGACGGAATTGGATGATTTTGGTGTTCTCGCTCGTCGGGTGGACCCTGTTCGTGAGGAGAATAGCAAAGGCTCTGGCCTCGGGGTCGCACCAGACTGAGGTTCCGGTGTATCCGGTGTGCCCGAAGGACTTCGGGCCAAAGTATTGGCCAGCAGATGAGCCTTTGGGCGATTTGGTGTCCCAGCCCAGGGCCCGGGTGCTGATGTCGCCTTGCTTTTGGATGAATTGGTTGCGGACCTCGGGGTCGATGACCTTGGGTTGGTCGAGGAGAAAGTTCTCCATGAACCGACTGAGGTCGCCGACGGTCGAGAAAAGCCCTGCATGTCCGGCGACGCCATCGAGAACGGTGGCGGTGGGGTCGTGGACCTCGCCTTGAATGAATTCGGGGTTCCTGCCAAAGAGTTTTTCGGAGCCGAGCGCGCCATAGCGCTTGAGGCGCAGGGCTCTTCGCCAGTCTTCGGTTTTTTCGGTTGGCACGCAATCGTCTCGTTTGACCTCTGTGCCGAAGGCGGCGTGGTCCAGACGGAAATAGCCCGTGTGGTCCATGCCGAGCGGCGCGAAGACGCGCTTGCGAAGGTAGTCCTCGAGGGGAAGCCCGGTGAGCCGGTGGATCGCTTCGGCCATCAGGATCATGCTGAGGTCGCTGTAGACGGACTTGGTTCCGGTTTCGTAGACAAGCTTTTCGTTGTAGATTGCCTTCATCACGTCGGCAGCCTCGGTGTACGTCTTGTGATACGGGCGAAAGGCGATCAGGCCGGAGTCGTGGACCAGGAGGTTTTGGAAAGTGATCTTGTCCTTGTCGTTGACGCCGAACTCGGGGATGACGCTTGCGACGGGGCTCTCAATGTCGAGCTTGCCCTCATGCACCAGGATCATAGTGGCGGTGGTGGTTCCGATGACCTTGCTGACGCTGGCCATATCCCAGATGCAGTCGGTTGTGGTCTTGGGGGAATCGGGATCGTAGGTTTGGTGTCCGACCGCGCCCTGAATCATGCGACCTTCCCGCCAAACGGCATAGGCCGCACCTGGGAAAACTCCCTCGTGGATAGCCGTCCGAAGGAGATCGTCGAGTGGTTCCACTGGCTCTAGAAGAGCCCCTGCAGACGGCCGGTCGAGTCGCCGAGCGATTCGAGCTTGACGCCCACGCGGTCGAGCATCGTTACGAATAGGTTGTTGAGCGGTGTATGGTCGTTGTAAACCACGTGCTGGCCCGACTTGTAGCCTCCACCATGACCAGCGACGAGGATCGGTAGATTATTGTGGTTGTGGGCGTTGCCGTCACTAATGCCGGCTCCGTAGACCAGCAAGGTGTTGTCCAGCAGCGTCGAGCCGTTCTCCTTGATCGATTTCATCCGCTTGAGGACATAGGCTAGTTGCTCGATATGGTACGTGTCGATTTTTTGCTTTTTGGCAAGCTTTTCGGGTTGGCCGCCGTGGTGGCTGACGTCGTGGTGACCGTCGCTGACGCCGATCTGAGCGTAGGAGCGGTTTGAGCCATCGTTGGCAAACATAAACGTGCAGACACGAGTGAGGTCGGCTTGGAAGGCCAGCACCATCATGTCGCCCATGAGGCGAAGGTGCTCACCGTAGTCGCCGGGGATGCCTTTGGGCTTGCCGACTCCGGCGGCGGCTTCCAGTTTGGCCTGACTTTCGAAAGCGAGTAGTCGGTGCTCGATTTCTCGCACCGCGGTGAAGTACTCGTCCATCTTCATTTGGTCGCGTTTGCCCAGCCGAGATTTGAGGTTGGCGGCGTCTTCCATCACAAAGTCGAGGATCGACTTGTTGAAGAGATCGCGGCGAGCCATGCTTTCGTCCTGTTCGCTTTTGGAGCCGTTGCCGAACAGGCGCTCGAAGACGAGGCGAGGGTTGACTTCTTTGGGGACCGGCGTCGTGTCGCTCCGCCACGCAATGTTGCTGGAGTAGGCGCAGGAGTAGCCGCTGTCGCAGTCGCCCGCAAGACCGCTACGCTCGCATCCGATTTCGAGCGATGGGAAGCGAGTTTGCTTGCCGATCGACTGAGCCGCGACTTGGTCGACCGAGATGCCGTTTTTAATGTCGGCGCCCGACGTCTTGCGCGGATGCACGCCGGTGAGCCAAGCGGCGGTCGAACGGGCATGGTCGCCGGGCCCATCGCCAAGGGCGAAAGCATTCTGCTGAGACAAGCCGGTGAGGATCGAGATATCGTTTTTGAGCTCAGCCAATGGCTGAATGATCGGAGTGACCTCAAGTGCGCCTGCAGCTTGCGGCGTCCAGTGGGCCATGTCGATGCCGTTTGGCACAAAAAGGAACGCCATTCTCGTTGGATTGGCGGCAATCGCGCCCGAGCCGCTGGCGTAAGCGAGCGGAGCCATAGCGTCCAAGACGGGGAGCGCCATCAGGGTTCCCACCCCTTTGAGGAACGTACGACGATTGAGAGGTGTTTGGCTCATGGTT
It includes:
- a CDS encoding DUF1552 domain-containing protein, coding for MSQTPLNRRTFLKGVGTLMALPVLDAMAPLAYASGSGAIAANPTRMAFLFVPNGIDMAHWTPQAAGALEVTPIIQPLAELKNDISILTGLSQQNAFALGDGPGDHARSTAAWLTGVHPRKTSGADIKNGISVDQVAAQSIGKQTRFPSLEIGCERSGLAGDCDSGYSCAYSSNIAWRSDTTPVPKEVNPRLVFERLFGNGSKSEQDESMARRDLFNKSILDFVMEDAANLKSRLGKRDQMKMDEYFTAVREIEHRLLAFESQAKLEAAAGVGKPKGIPGDYGEHLRLMGDMMVLAFQADLTRVCTFMFANDGSNRSYAQIGVSDGHHDVSHHGGQPEKLAKKQKIDTYHIEQLAYVLKRMKSIKENGSTLLDNTLLVYGAGISDGNAHNHNNLPILVAGHGGGYKSGQHVVYNDHTPLNNLFVTMLDRVGVKLESLGDSTGRLQGLF
- a CDS encoding prepilin-type N-terminal cleavage/methylation domain-containing protein, yielding MRNRAFTLIELLVVIAIIAILAAILFPVFAQAKKAAKKASSISNDKQITLAAIMYQADVDDMLPLSLSGSYGQLGNADPALRTNSWVWIMQPYQKNLQIMVDPGVGDTNSEFSSGPNAWSYNQNRHPQYGYNYMFLSPFYDCDTSVARSGTAAVAPAETVMFTTSQVFTVNDRVGWFDANAPGAWPIILPAPHACIWWDGNQGSGNWSGGQTPHITSSVRVKTYDGAVVGFVDGHTKFMKDGAMAAGTDFGTALSSNGNEGAQVTDITKYIWDLDGTLNDLSL
- a CDS encoding prepilin-type N-terminal cleavage/methylation domain-containing protein; this encodes MRNRAFTLIELLVVIAIIAILAAILFPVFAQAKKAAKKASSISNDKQITLAAIMYEADVDDMLPVSMSGSYSNLSNANASLRSNTWVWILQPYQKNLQIMVDPGVGDTNSEFSGGGPNAWSYNQNRHAQYGYNYLFLGPWYDCDYGLARSATAAIAPAETVMFTTSAVFTVNDRVGWYAANAPGAWPITAPAPHACIWWDGTQGSGNWSGGQLPHITSSTRVKTYDGAVTGFVDGHTKFMKDAALAAGTDFGTAIKSNSSDGAQITDITKYLWDLDGTTTDLGI
- a CDS encoding serine hydrolase encodes the protein MRNDARPRGRQARIARRLDRPSAGALLEPVEPLDDLLRTAIHEGVFPGAAYAVWREGRMIQGAVGHQTYDPDSPKTTTDCIWDMASVSKVIGTTTATMILVHEGKLDIESPVASVIPEFGVNDKDKITFQNLLVHDSGLIAFRPYHKTYTEAADVMKAIYNEKLVYETGTKSVYSDLSMILMAEAIHRLTGLPLEDYLRKRVFAPLGMDHTGYFRLDHAAFGTEVKRDDCVPTEKTEDWRRALRLKRYGALGSEKLFGRNPEFIQGEVHDPTATVLDGVAGHAGLFSTVGDLSRFMENFLLDQPKVIDPEVRNQFIQKQGDISTRALGWDTKSPKGSSAGQYFGPKSFGHTGYTGTSVWCDPEARAFAILLTNRVHPTSENTKIIQFRPKFHDLAWKTALA